Proteins encoded by one window of Anguilla rostrata isolate EN2019 chromosome 9, ASM1855537v3, whole genome shotgun sequence:
- the il13ra2 gene encoding interleukin-13 receptor subunit alpha-2 isoform X1, whose amino-acid sequence MKSETVLQLSTILVLQLNWNQFISAYGITVLPPADVQVIDPGYLGQLLIRWTLPSNLENPINCSIRFQLQYFNAYEDRWTTIRTTHLSYSAQFDLEKDVHVRVHTLLRGPCVNGSEVQSPGAEVVLKPPDKGSIGSKIKSLSCVFYRREFLECTWESGEVELDHPIYHLFYWHREMVKTVECPKYIYSNGATRTGCSFPVDSLLEFTEFNICVNGSSAEGPLRPAYFTLQIQNLVKPAAIEILSLEAQPNGLFHLEWTPSEGRIPGICLEYEVESTQNAMVGEVLQRNITTETAFTSLSIDPSRTNCFRVRSRVHQFCADSGFWSEWSRPSCLSDTMEIYMPIVTETIMLGVLAIFVIMLLILSLCLWSFRGRLKMCEKIKGLFYLPYKPKGDFSIPPMVEKGF is encoded by the exons ATGAAGAGTGAGACTGTGCTTCAGCTTTCCACCATATTGGTGCTCCAGCTGAATTGGAATCAGTTCATTTCTGCATACGGAATCACTG TTCTACCTCCAGCTGATGTACAGGTAATAGACCCAGGGTACCTTGGTCAACTGCTAATACGTTGGACACTTCCTTCCAACCTGGAGAATCCGATAAACTGTTCAATAAGATTCCAACTGCAATATTTCAACGCTTATGAAGACAGATGGACA ACCATCAGAACCACTCACCTGAGCTACAGTGCCCAGTTTGACCTGGAGAAGGATGTGCACGTTAGGGTCCATACCTTGCTGAGGGGGCCCTGTGTTAATGGCTCTGAAGTTCAGAGCCCTGGAGCTGAGGTGGTTCTCAAGCCCCCTGATAAAG GGTCCATAGGCTCAAAGATCAAAAGTCTCAGCTGTGTTTTCTATCGGAGGGAATTCCTGGAATGCACCTGGGAAAGTGGGGAAGTTGAGCTGGACCATCCCATTTACCACTTGTTCTACTG GCACAGAGAGATGGTGAAGACCGTGGAATGTCCCAAGTATATCTACTCCAATGGTGCCACCAGGACTGGCTGCAGCTTCCCGGTGGATTCACTCCTGGAATTTACCGAGTTTAACATCTGTGTGAATGGCTCATCAGCAGAGGGGCCTCTACGACCAGCTTACTTCACCCTGCAGATACAAAATTTAG TGAAACCTGCTGCCATTGAGATTCTGAGTCTGGAGGCCCAACCCAATGGGCTCTTCCACTTGGAATGGACACCATCTGAGGGGAGAATCCCTGGTATCTGCCTGGAGTATGAGGTGGAATCCACACAAAACGCCATGGTGGGGGAAGTGCTG CAGAGGAATATCACCACAGAGACAGCGTTCACCTCCCTCAGCATAGATCCGAGTAGGACTAACTGTTTCCGGGTCAGGTCCAGGGTGCACCAGTTCTGTGCTGACAGTGGCTTCTGGAGTGAGTGGAGTCGCCCATCCTGCCTGTCAG ACACCATGGAGATATACATGCCCATAGTGACAGAAACGATCATGCTGGGGGTTCTGGCCATCTTTGTGATCAtgctcctcatcctctctctctgcctgtggaGCTTTCGGGGAAG GCTGAAGATGTGTGAGAAAATAAAGGGCCTGTTTTACCTCCCGTACAAACCAAAAGGAGATTTCTCAATCCCTCCCATGGttgaaaaaggtttttaa
- the il13ra2 gene encoding interleukin-13 receptor subunit alpha-2 isoform X2 — translation MKSETVLQLSTILVLQLNWNQFISAYGITVLPPADVQVIDPGYLGQLLIRWTLPSNLENPINCSIRFQLQYFNAYEDRWTTIRTTHLSYSAQFDLEKDVHVRVHTLLRGPCVNGSEVQSPGAEVVLKPPDKGSIGSKIKSLSCVFYRREFLECTWESGEVELDHPIYHLFYWHREMVKTVECPKYIYSNGATRTGCSFPVDSLLEFTEFNICVNGSSAEGPLRPAYFTLQIQNLVKPAAIEILSLEAQPNGLFHLEWTPSEGRIPGICLEYEVESTQNAMVGEVLRNITTETAFTSLSIDPSRTNCFRVRSRVHQFCADSGFWSEWSRPSCLSDTMEIYMPIVTETIMLGVLAIFVIMLLILSLCLWSFRGRLKMCEKIKGLFYLPYKPKGDFSIPPMVEKGF, via the exons ATGAAGAGTGAGACTGTGCTTCAGCTTTCCACCATATTGGTGCTCCAGCTGAATTGGAATCAGTTCATTTCTGCATACGGAATCACTG TTCTACCTCCAGCTGATGTACAGGTAATAGACCCAGGGTACCTTGGTCAACTGCTAATACGTTGGACACTTCCTTCCAACCTGGAGAATCCGATAAACTGTTCAATAAGATTCCAACTGCAATATTTCAACGCTTATGAAGACAGATGGACA ACCATCAGAACCACTCACCTGAGCTACAGTGCCCAGTTTGACCTGGAGAAGGATGTGCACGTTAGGGTCCATACCTTGCTGAGGGGGCCCTGTGTTAATGGCTCTGAAGTTCAGAGCCCTGGAGCTGAGGTGGTTCTCAAGCCCCCTGATAAAG GGTCCATAGGCTCAAAGATCAAAAGTCTCAGCTGTGTTTTCTATCGGAGGGAATTCCTGGAATGCACCTGGGAAAGTGGGGAAGTTGAGCTGGACCATCCCATTTACCACTTGTTCTACTG GCACAGAGAGATGGTGAAGACCGTGGAATGTCCCAAGTATATCTACTCCAATGGTGCCACCAGGACTGGCTGCAGCTTCCCGGTGGATTCACTCCTGGAATTTACCGAGTTTAACATCTGTGTGAATGGCTCATCAGCAGAGGGGCCTCTACGACCAGCTTACTTCACCCTGCAGATACAAAATTTAG TGAAACCTGCTGCCATTGAGATTCTGAGTCTGGAGGCCCAACCCAATGGGCTCTTCCACTTGGAATGGACACCATCTGAGGGGAGAATCCCTGGTATCTGCCTGGAGTATGAGGTGGAATCCACACAAAACGCCATGGTGGGGGAAGTGCTG AGGAATATCACCACAGAGACAGCGTTCACCTCCCTCAGCATAGATCCGAGTAGGACTAACTGTTTCCGGGTCAGGTCCAGGGTGCACCAGTTCTGTGCTGACAGTGGCTTCTGGAGTGAGTGGAGTCGCCCATCCTGCCTGTCAG ACACCATGGAGATATACATGCCCATAGTGACAGAAACGATCATGCTGGGGGTTCTGGCCATCTTTGTGATCAtgctcctcatcctctctctctgcctgtggaGCTTTCGGGGAAG GCTGAAGATGTGTGAGAAAATAAAGGGCCTGTTTTACCTCCCGTACAAACCAAAAGGAGATTTCTCAATCCCTCCCATGGttgaaaaaggtttttaa
- the il13ra2 gene encoding interleukin-13 receptor subunit alpha-2 isoform X3: MKSETVLQLSTILVLQLNWNQFISAYGITVLPPADVQVIDPGYLGQLLIRWTLPSNLENPINCSIRFQLQYFNAYEDRWTTIRTTHLSYSAQFDLEKDVHVRVHTLLRGPCVNGSEVQSPGAEVVLKPPDKGSIGSKIKSLSCVFYRREFLECTWESGEVELDHPIYHLFYWHREMVKTVECPKYIYSNGATRTGCSFPVDSLLEFTEFNICVNGSSAEGPLRPAYFTLQIQNLVKPAAIEILSLEAQPNGLFHLEWTPSEGRIPGICLEYEVESTQNAMVGEVLQRNITTETAFTSLSIDPSRTNCFRVRSRVHQFCADSGFWSEWSRPSCLSDTMEIYMPIVTETIMLGVLAIFVIMLLILSLCLWSFRGSHFIYF, encoded by the exons ATGAAGAGTGAGACTGTGCTTCAGCTTTCCACCATATTGGTGCTCCAGCTGAATTGGAATCAGTTCATTTCTGCATACGGAATCACTG TTCTACCTCCAGCTGATGTACAGGTAATAGACCCAGGGTACCTTGGTCAACTGCTAATACGTTGGACACTTCCTTCCAACCTGGAGAATCCGATAAACTGTTCAATAAGATTCCAACTGCAATATTTCAACGCTTATGAAGACAGATGGACA ACCATCAGAACCACTCACCTGAGCTACAGTGCCCAGTTTGACCTGGAGAAGGATGTGCACGTTAGGGTCCATACCTTGCTGAGGGGGCCCTGTGTTAATGGCTCTGAAGTTCAGAGCCCTGGAGCTGAGGTGGTTCTCAAGCCCCCTGATAAAG GGTCCATAGGCTCAAAGATCAAAAGTCTCAGCTGTGTTTTCTATCGGAGGGAATTCCTGGAATGCACCTGGGAAAGTGGGGAAGTTGAGCTGGACCATCCCATTTACCACTTGTTCTACTG GCACAGAGAGATGGTGAAGACCGTGGAATGTCCCAAGTATATCTACTCCAATGGTGCCACCAGGACTGGCTGCAGCTTCCCGGTGGATTCACTCCTGGAATTTACCGAGTTTAACATCTGTGTGAATGGCTCATCAGCAGAGGGGCCTCTACGACCAGCTTACTTCACCCTGCAGATACAAAATTTAG TGAAACCTGCTGCCATTGAGATTCTGAGTCTGGAGGCCCAACCCAATGGGCTCTTCCACTTGGAATGGACACCATCTGAGGGGAGAATCCCTGGTATCTGCCTGGAGTATGAGGTGGAATCCACACAAAACGCCATGGTGGGGGAAGTGCTG CAGAGGAATATCACCACAGAGACAGCGTTCACCTCCCTCAGCATAGATCCGAGTAGGACTAACTGTTTCCGGGTCAGGTCCAGGGTGCACCAGTTCTGTGCTGACAGTGGCTTCTGGAGTGAGTGGAGTCGCCCATCCTGCCTGTCAG ACACCATGGAGATATACATGCCCATAGTGACAGAAACGATCATGCTGGGGGTTCTGGCCATCTTTGTGATCAtgctcctcatcctctctctctgcctgtggaGCTTTCGGGGAAG TCATTTCATCTATTTCTGA
- the b4galt4 gene encoding beta-1,4-galactosyltransferase 4, whose amino-acid sequence MRLCMAVFKFFRKGKYLLLILLALSVLAWIATSGSDTVQDALRSSGTQSNVQYIVHRGEKNSKDAMSHDSSHRVTSSSPRQHCTQPSPLLQGALKLSFHPSLTLKEVERENSKVVEGQYHPVDCIAQQSVAILIPHRSREKHLRYLLHYLHPFLQRQQLHYAIYVIHQAGNLTFNRAKLLNVGYLEALKDYSWGCFIFHDVDLVPENDNNLYMCEQQPKHLVVGRNATGYKLRYKGYFGGVTAMTKEQFFKVNGFSNVYWGWGGEDDDLRIRVELQKMKIVRPPPEVARYTMVFHKRDSGNEVNKDRMRLLGQTPRVWRQDGLNTCSYKMLSVEKSKLYINITVDIGKP is encoded by the exons ATGAGGTTGTGCATGGCAGTGTTTAAGTTTTTCAGAAAGGGAAAATACTTGCTGCTTATACTGCTAGCATTGTCTGTTCTGGCTTGGATTGCTACCTCTGGTAGTGACACGGTACAGGATGCACTAAGATCATCTGGGACCCAGTCAAATGTCCAGTATATTGTCCACCGAGGAGAAAAGAACTCCAAGGATGCTATGTCTCACGATAGCTCCCATCGTGTCACTTCCTCTTCACCCCGTCAGCACTGTACACAGCCATCCCCATTACTTC AGGGTGCCCTGAAGCTCTCCTTCCACCCCTCCTTAACACTCaaggaggtagagagggagaacagCAAAGTGGTGGAGGGTCAGTACCATCCTGTGGACTGCATAGCCCAGCAGAGTGTGGCCATTCTCATTCCCCATCGCAGCCGGGAGAAGCACCTTCGCTATCTCCTACACTACTTGCATCCTTTCCTACAGAGGCAGCAGTTGCATTATGCCATCTATGTCATTCATCAG GCTGGAAATTTAACGTTCAACCGAGCAAAGCTGCTGAATGTGGGATACCTGGAGGCTCTGAAGGACTACAGCTGGGGCTGCTTCATTTTTCACGATGTGGACCTGGTTCCAGAGAATGACAACAATCTCTATATGTGTGAACAACAACCAAAACACCTTGTGGTGGGAAGGAATGCCACAGGTTATAA GTTGCGATACAAAGGCTACTTTGGAGGAGTAACAGCTATGACGAAGGAGcagttttttaaagttaatGGATTTTCCAACGTttactgggggtggggtggagaagACGATGATCTTCGTATACG GGTAGagcttcaaaaaatgaaaattgtgcGCCCTCCCCCTGAAGTAGCCCGCTACACAATGGTCTTCCATAAGAGAGACAGTGGCAATGAGGTCAACAAAGACAG GATGCGCTTGCTGGGACAGACACCGAGAGTGTGGAGGCAAGATGGACTCAATACCTGCTCCTACAAAATGCTTTCTGTGGAAAAGTCAAAACTCTATATAAATATCACTGTCGACATTGGCAAACCATAG
- the psmd10 gene encoding 26S proteasome non-ATPase regulatory subunit 10, with the protein MEGSVSNLEVCNLAYTGQFEQLKKCILADKSLASKTDQDHRTALHWACSAGHSDIVEFLLGLGVEVNLKDDASWSPLHIAASAGRDDIVKALITKGAQINSVNHNGCTPLHYAASKDRYEIALMLLENGANPNITDKLESTPLHRASAKGNYRLIQLLLSQSASTNIQDSEGNTALHLACDEERVEAAKLLVEHGASIYIENKEEKTPLQIAKGGLGSLLRRMVEG; encoded by the exons atggAAGGTTCTGTGTCCAACTTGGAGGTGTGCAATTTAGCATACACTGGGCAATTtgaacagttaaaaaaatgcattttagctgATAAATCATTGGCGTCCAAAACAGACCAG GATCACAGAACTGCTCTGCATTGGGCGTGTTCGGCCGGTCACAGTGACATAGTGGAATTTCTGCTGGGCCTTGGAGTTGAGGTTAATCTTAAAGATGAC GCATCCTGGAGCCCGTTACACATTGCAGCCTCTGCAGGGAGAGATGATATAGTTAAAGCCCTGATTACCAAGGGGGCCCAGATTAATTCTGTCAACCACAATGGTTGTACTCCTCTACATTACGCTGCTTCGAAAGACCGATATGAG ATAGCTCTAATGTTGTTGGAAAATGGAGCAAACCCCAACATCACAGATAAATTGGAGTCCACTCCTTTACACAGAGCTTCTGCAAAGGGCAACTACCGATTGATTCAACTTCTCCTGAGCCAGAGTGCTTCCACTAATATCCAGGATTCGGAAGGAAACACTGCACT TCACCTGGCCTGTGATGAGGAGCGTGTGGAGGCTGCAAAGCTTCTAGTGGAGCATGGTGCCAGCATCTATATAGAGAACAAGGAGGAGAAGACGCCCCTACAGATCGCTAAAGGGGGCCTTGGGTCCTTGCTAAGGAGAATGGTAGAAGGCTGA
- the taf13 gene encoding transcription initiation factor TFIID subunit 13 has protein sequence MAEEEDDTGFDDDVDDGGNGADGGHGKRKRLFSKELRCMMYGFGDDQNPYTESVDILEDLVIEFITEMTHKAMSIGRQGRVQVEDIVFLIRKDPRKFARVKDLLTMNEELKRARKAFDEANYGS, from the exons ATggcagaagaagaagacgacACTGGG TTTGacgatgatgttgatgatggtgGAAATGGAGCAGATGGAGGCCACGGAAAAAGAAAGAGGCTTTTTTCCAAAGAGC TTCGATGCATGATGTATGGATTTGGTGATGATCAAAATCCATACACTGAATCTGTGGATATTTTGGAGGACCTTGTGATTGAATTTATCACAGAAATG ACACACAAGGCTATGTCAATTGGACGGCAGGGTCGTGTTCAAGTGGAAGACATTGTTTTTCTCATCCGGAAGGACCCCAGGAAGTTTGCCAGAGTAAAGGATCTCCTAACAATGAATGAAGAACTAAAGCGGGCCCGCAAAGCCTTTGATGAAGCCAATTATGGATCATAG